A single region of the Longimicrobium sp. genome encodes:
- a CDS encoding L,D-transpeptidase: protein MARLTRTGIEDRRDHTPPGRLRRIAHDHRRTVVALLLGVFVAAGLFVATSAFAVDARLERRVAEMVYNRDERSMQFVRRKEAELTQQVAARERRLAAKEEELAPANKPYLVVSLAERRVLFIQANDTIFRAPVAIGSGKTVVIDGVTKRFQTPRGKMAITSKELDPVWIPPNWHYVEVARRNGMGIIDMSNAPPNALAGYPAGQVPIRGGNVIIPPWGSPQREYRGKLGAAKLEMYDGYYFHGTDNPNSVGDAASHGCLRMHRDDILWMYHHVPVGTPVYIY, encoded by the coding sequence ATGGCGAGGCTGACACGGACGGGAATCGAGGACCGGCGCGACCACACGCCGCCCGGGCGGCTGCGCCGGATCGCGCACGACCACCGGCGCACGGTCGTCGCGCTGCTGCTGGGCGTGTTCGTGGCCGCGGGGTTGTTCGTGGCGACGAGCGCGTTCGCGGTGGACGCGCGGCTGGAGCGGCGCGTGGCGGAGATGGTGTACAACCGCGACGAGCGCTCGATGCAGTTCGTCCGGCGCAAGGAGGCCGAGCTCACGCAGCAGGTGGCCGCGCGCGAGCGCAGGCTGGCCGCGAAGGAGGAGGAGCTGGCGCCGGCGAACAAGCCGTACCTGGTGGTGTCGCTGGCCGAGCGGCGCGTGCTGTTCATCCAGGCGAACGACACCATCTTCCGCGCGCCGGTGGCCATCGGCTCGGGGAAGACGGTGGTGATCGACGGCGTGACCAAGCGCTTCCAGACGCCGCGCGGGAAGATGGCCATCACCAGCAAGGAGCTGGACCCGGTGTGGATCCCGCCCAACTGGCACTACGTGGAGGTCGCGCGGCGCAATGGGATGGGGATCATCGACATGAGCAACGCGCCGCCCAACGCGCTGGCGGGGTACCCGGCAGGGCAGGTGCCCATCCGCGGCGGCAACGTCATCATCCCGCCGTGGGGAAGCCCGCAGCGCGAGTACCGCGGGAAGCTGGGCGCCGCCAAGCTGGAGATGTACGACGGCTACTACTTCCACGGCACCGACAACCCCAACTCGGTGGGCGACGCGGCCAGCCACGGGTGCCTGCGCATGCACCGCGACGACATCCTGTGGATGTACCACCACGTCCCGGTGGGCACGCCGGTCTACATCTACTGA
- a CDS encoding DUF423 domain-containing protein: protein MMERTFWRLGGIFAFVAVAAGAFGAHALRGRLPAELLAVFETGARYQMYHALALLAVALAAARTQARPEALRAAGWLFTTGILVFSGSLYLLALTGVRAWGAVTPIGGLCFLAGWIALAMGATSLVSAPRGS from the coding sequence ATGATGGAGCGGACGTTCTGGCGGCTGGGCGGGATCTTCGCGTTCGTGGCGGTGGCGGCGGGTGCGTTCGGCGCGCACGCGCTGCGCGGCCGCCTTCCCGCGGAGCTGCTGGCGGTGTTCGAGACGGGCGCGCGCTACCAGATGTACCACGCGCTCGCCCTGCTGGCGGTCGCCCTCGCCGCGGCGCGGACGCAGGCGAGGCCGGAGGCGCTGCGCGCGGCGGGATGGCTGTTCACCACGGGGATCCTGGTCTTCTCGGGCAGCCTGTACCTGCTGGCGCTCACCGGCGTCCGCGCCTGGGGCGCGGTGACGCCCATCGGCGGGCTCTGCTTCCTGGCGGGATGGATCGCGCTGGCGATGGGGGCGACCTCGCTCGTCTCCGCGCCGCGCGGGAGCTGA